Genomic segment of Arthrobacter antioxidans:
TCATCAGGAGGCCGACACGATCGACCCGGACGTCACGCGGGACGACGATCCGCGCGGGGGGCGCTGACCGGTCCTGCCCGACGGCCGGAAGGGAGTCTGCCACCCGGGGCGGGTCTTCTTCCTGCGTCTGCTGCTCCTCAGTAGCGGATGGCGTCGATCACCTTGACGCGGACGGCGACGAGAGCCGGGATGAGTCCAGCGAGCGCACCGACGGCCGTTGCCGCCGCGATGCCGACGAGCGCCGCTCCCACGGGGAAGGGCGGCAGGTCCGTCACCCCCTGGGCGATGAGCGCTTGCACGCGGGGGTGCTTGATGACCGCGACCGACAGCATGACCCCGGCCACACCCGCCACGAACGTGGCGACGACCGATTCCATCATGACGCCGAAGAAGATCCGGCCCGACGTCGCCCCGAAGCTGCGCCGGATGCCGATCTCCCGTACGCGGTGCTTCACGGTCACCATCGAGATGTTGAGCAGCCCCACCGCGCCCAGTAGGAGGACGAGCCCCGCGATCCCGCCGATGCCGAGGGTCACGACGGCGTACGGATCACCCTGGGCCGCATAGTCCTGGCGGTACACCTGTGCCTCCGCGCCGATCTGCGAGGCGAGATCGCCCTGCACCCGGGCCGTCAGCGCGTCCGCGGCCTCCTCCGGCACCCACAGTTCGAGGGTGGGCGGAACGCCCTGCTCCTGGCCCAGGTCCCAGCGCTCGGCCTGGCCGCGCAGGAGGAACGCCTGCGGCTGCGCCTCGGCGTAGTCGTCCGCCAGGACGCCCACGATGGCGGCGCGGACGGGCGTCCCGGCCTCGATCGTGACTCCGGGCGCGGACCTCAGGTCGGGGGAGCCGACGAGGCGGTGGAACGCCTCGTTGACGACGACGGCGGGGGCGAGGCGCTGCTCGTCCACCTCCGTGAACCAGGTGCCCTGGACGATGTCCAGGCGCCGCATCACACCGTAGTCCCGCTCCACGATGGTGGTGGGCGCAGCGATGACGCCCGCCGGTCCCCGGATCGAGAGGCTGGTGTCGAGGCGGGTGGAGCTGTATTCGACGCGGTACCGCTCCACGACGTCGTCGTATGCGGCGAGCGCGCCGTCGGTGTCGACAGGGCCGGTCGCGGCGTACACGTTCGCGCTGAGGGTCGCCGCGCGCCCGCTCGTGCGTTCCGAGGACTGGACGAGGCCGGCCTGCGCCATGGTGCCGAGGGCGACGACGGAGGTCAGCGCGGCGACGGACAGCATGACGCCCAGCAGGGCGAGCAGGACGCGCGTCTTGTGGATCCGCAGTTCGGAGAACGCCTCGACGACCGAGGCGACGAAGGCGGTCATACCGGGACCGCCTGGTGGCGGAGCACACCGGCGTCGAGCCGGTAGTGGTCCTGCGCCCGCGCCGCGACGCTCGCGTCGTGCGTGATCGTGACGAGCGCCGCCCCGGTCTCCTGCGCGACGTCGTCGAGCAGGTCCATGACCGCCGCCCCGGTGTCGATGTCGAGGGCGCCGGTGGGTTCGTCCGCGAGGATGAGCCGGGGTCCGCGCACCAGGGCGCGGGCGATGGCGACGCGCTGCTGCTCGCCGCCGGAGAGCTTGTGCGGCAGTTCGCGGAGCCGGGACCCCAGGCCCACGCGCTCGAGCATCGCGGTGGCGAGCCTCTCCCGGCGCCAGAACTGCCGGCCGCCGGCGTACAGCAGGGGCGTCATGACGTTGTCCAGGGCGGTCCGGCCGGGCAGCAGGTTGAACTGCTGGAAGATGAAGCCCACGGCGGACCCGCGCAGGCGGGCCCGCTGGTCGGATCCGAGGCGGCGGGCGTCGAGCCCTTCGAAGAAGAGCCCGCCCTCGGTGGGTACGTCGAGCAGCCCGAGGAGATTGAGCAGCGTCGACTTCCCCGAGCCGGACCGCCCCACGACCGAGACGCGGTCGCCGCGGTGGATGTCGAGGTCGATGCCCCGCAGGACGTGCAGGTCCTCGGCGTCGAGGATCCTGACCGTCCGCGTGACGTCGCGCAGCGACACCAGCGGTGCGCCGTCGTTCGAACCGGCCGGGCCGGTGCGGTGCCGCACGCCCTAGCCGCCCATCATCGGGTAGGCGCCCTGGTTCAGGGGGACGTCGCTGCCGGGCACGAATTCGAGGATCATGTCGCCCTCCGCCAGCCCTTCGGTGATCTCCACGGAGGAGCCGTCGTTGAGCCCGAGCTTGACCTCCCGCTCGGTGGTCTCGCCGGCCGGGTCCTGCACCCACACGATGCCCGTGGCGATGGAGCCCTTCACCGCCGTCGTGGGCACGGTGACGACGTCCTCTGCGACGCCCGCGCTCAGCACGATGTCCGCGGAGAGGCCGACGAAGACCGGCACGTCGGCCGGGATGGGACAGGTCAGTTCGCCTGCGGGCGTGGATCCGCCGTCGGACCCGGGACCCTGGGCCGGGGCGATGGGGCCGGCCATCGCGGTCCGTTCCGACCCGGCGTCGGGGCCGCCGCCGGCCGCTGCCTGCGGCTCGGTGATGCGGGGATCGGTGCATGTGAACGGTGCCGCGCCCCCCGTGATCGCGATGACCGCCGAGGACGGCCGGTCCAGCAGGCGGAACTGCTGGGCAGCGGTCAGCGTCCCGCTGACGTGATAGGTGCCGGGGCTCACCGTCCCGGTGGTCTGCCCGATCGAGACGGACTCACCGGGAAGAGGCGTGAACGCCGCCAGCGTCCCGTCGGCCGGGGCGAGGATGTCGTAGTACTCGTAGACCGTCGCGACGGGCTCGGGTACCCCGGGCGCGGGGGCGTCGTCGCCCTCCTCCGCCTCCCCGACCTGCACGGGCGTCGGCTGGATCTCCGCCGGCCGCCGCACCTGGAACAGTGCGGCGCCCTCCTCCACGGCGTCGCCCTGCTCGGCGAAGACGGCGACGACCTCGCCCTGCGCCGTCGAGCGCACCGGCACGCCGTCGTCCGCGGCGACCGTCCCCGTGAGCTCGACGGTGTTGGCGACCGTCCCGAGACCCACCGCCACGGCCGGTGTCATGACCTCGGCGGTCGGGAATTCGGCGTCGGCGGCGAGCTCGACCCCGTCGAAGAAGGCGATCTTGACCAGTGCGACGGCGATGACGGCGAACACCACCAGCCACGCGATCGGCAAGAGGACGCGGCGCAGTACTGACATTTCTTTCCCCCATATGTCGTGGGTCCGTGGGACCCGGCCCGGTGGGAATGACACCCGGCAGTCGCCAGCATAGGGGGACCGGCCCGCGCCACTCGCGCAGGACGCGCGAGTGGGCGAGGAAGTGCGTGACAAGACCGGTGCCGCCCCGAAGACTCGGAAGGGAACCACGCCGGCGTGCGGGGTGGACGAGCGGGAGGCAGGCAGATGAGGGCAACGGTGACCGTGGTGATCACGGGGGCTTCGAGCGGGATCGGCCGGGCGACGGCACGCCTCTTCGCCGAGGACGGCGCCCAGCTGGTCCTCGCCGGACGGGACGGCGGCACCCTGGAGGTTGTGGCCGGGGAATGCCGGGACAGGGGAGCAATCGCCCTCGTCGTACCGACCGATGTCTCCTCGGAGGCCGAGGTCCAGCGGCTCGCCGCCGCTGCCGTCGAACGCTTCGGGAGCATCGACGTATGGGTGGGCAACGCCTCGCTGTACAGCTTCGGGACCTTCGAGCAGACGCCGTCCGAGGTGTTCGACAGGATCATCGACGTCAACCTGCGGGGGCAGGTGTACGGGGCGCGGGCGGCCCTCGGCGTGTTCCGCCGCCAGGGCCGGGGCGTCCTCGTGTCCGTCGCGTCGGTCTACTCCCGCATCACCTCGCCGCTCGTCGGCCCCTACACCACCAGCAAGTTCGGGCTTCTCGGCTTCCTCGAGGTGCTCCGGATGGAGCTGCGCGGAGAGCCCGGCATCCATGTCTGTGCTGTCCTGCCGGCGACCATCGACACCCCGATCCACCAGCATGCGGCGAACTACACCGGACGGCCCGTCCGTCCGGTGCCGCCGGTCACGGACCCCGTGCGCGTCGCGCGGGCGATCGTCCGGGTGTCGAGGAAGCCCCGTCGGCTGACGCAGGTGGGACGCGTGCAGTCGACGGCGGTCCTGGCGCGGGCCCTCGTTCCCGCCGCCTACGAAGCATTGATGGCGGTCGTGTACCCGGCGGTGGCACTCAAGAAAGGGTCGGCGCCTTCGTCGCCGGGCAATCTGTTCCAGGCGGACCGGGCGGCGACGGGAGTCACCGGCGGCTGGCGGATCATGCCCTGGCTCCGCCGCACGCCCGGGCGCTGAACCTGCGCCCCGGTGCAGCCCGTGGACCACGGGCCCGCCGGTGTGAGGGACACGATAGCGACGGCTGGCCGTGATTTCCGGCCGCCACCCCATAGTTGAGCTATGAAGCAATGGCAGGGCCTCCTCATGCAATGCGCCCGGAGTATGGGTCTCGATCGTGGGCACAGGCGTGCGGCCTATGCGCTCGCAGGGGTGGGCGTCTTCTGGGCCGTCGGACTGTTCGGCGGTCTGCGGATCCTGCACAGCGCCTCGTCGCCGATGACCACCCTCGTGGTGCTGTACGTGATGCTGGCCGCCGTTGCACTCTCAGTCGTCGTCGCCGCAGCCGCGATCGCCGAGCTGGGTCGGCACGCAGCGGCGAGGCGCCGGCGCTGATCATCGACGCGGGAGGCTCAGCCCTCCCCGATCGACCGACGCGATGGTCGATCGCGCGGGGATGGGAAAACGCTCGGCAGGCGCAGGTGGCGGCAGGTAGCGTGAGGTCATGCTCACCGTTCCAGAGAACTTCCCGCCCGCCTACATCACCTTCCTCGAAGCCCAGGATGAGGGTTTCGCCGAGA
This window contains:
- a CDS encoding ABC transporter permease — translated: MTAFVASVVEAFSELRIHKTRVLLALLGVMLSVAALTSVVALGTMAQAGLVQSSERTSGRAATLSANVYAATGPVDTDGALAAYDDVVERYRVEYSSTRLDTSLSIRGPAGVIAAPTTIVERDYGVMRRLDIVQGTWFTEVDEQRLAPAVVVNEAFHRLVGSPDLRSAPGVTIEAGTPVRAAIVGVLADDYAEAQPQAFLLRGQAERWDLGQEQGVPPTLELWVPEEAADALTARVQGDLASQIGAEAQVYRQDYAAQGDPYAVVTLGIGGIAGLVLLLGAVGLLNISMVTVKHRVREIGIRRSFGATSGRIFFGVMMESVVATFVAGVAGVMLSVAVIKHPRVQALIAQGVTDLPPFPVGAALVGIAAATAVGALAGLIPALVAVRVKVIDAIRY
- a CDS encoding ABC transporter ATP-binding protein, producing the protein MRHRTGPAGSNDGAPLVSLRDVTRTVRILDAEDLHVLRGIDLDIHRGDRVSVVGRSGSGKSTLLNLLGLLDVPTEGGLFFEGLDARRLGSDQRARLRGSAVGFIFQQFNLLPGRTALDNVMTPLLYAGGRQFWRRERLATAMLERVGLGSRLRELPHKLSGGEQQRVAIARALVRGPRLILADEPTGALDIDTGAAVMDLLDDVAQETGAALVTITHDASVAARAQDHYRLDAGVLRHQAVPV
- a CDS encoding efflux RND transporter periplasmic adaptor subunit is translated as MSVLRRVLLPIAWLVVFAVIAVALVKIAFFDGVELAADAEFPTAEVMTPAVAVGLGTVANTVELTGTVAADDGVPVRSTAQGEVVAVFAEQGDAVEEGAALFQVRRPAEIQPTPVQVGEAEEGDDAPAPGVPEPVATVYEYYDILAPADGTLAAFTPLPGESVSIGQTTGTVSPGTYHVSGTLTAAQQFRLLDRPSSAVIAITGGAAPFTCTDPRITEPQAAAGGGPDAGSERTAMAGPIAPAQGPGSDGGSTPAGELTCPIPADVPVFVGLSADIVLSAGVAEDVVTVPTTAVKGSIATGIVWVQDPAGETTEREVKLGLNDGSSVEITEGLAEGDMILEFVPGSDVPLNQGAYPMMGG
- a CDS encoding SDR family NAD(P)-dependent oxidoreductase — protein: MRATVTVVITGASSGIGRATARLFAEDGAQLVLAGRDGGTLEVVAGECRDRGAIALVVPTDVSSEAEVQRLAAAAVERFGSIDVWVGNASLYSFGTFEQTPSEVFDRIIDVNLRGQVYGARAALGVFRRQGRGVLVSVASVYSRITSPLVGPYTTSKFGLLGFLEVLRMELRGEPGIHVCAVLPATIDTPIHQHAANYTGRPVRPVPPVTDPVRVARAIVRVSRKPRRLTQVGRVQSTAVLARALVPAAYEALMAVVYPAVALKKGSAPSSPGNLFQADRAATGVTGGWRIMPWLRRTPGR